One genomic region from Streptomyces venezuelae encodes:
- a CDS encoding histidine phosphatase family protein: protein MTTYVLRHGQTNYSRRYLVNGDPTKPIRLSDEGRRSLNKGWSSVPLHSVKTWLASEFPRAQQTANLLMGVPGPELVIDPRLNELDYGEFEGKPFLEYAVWLDGDGTHKRPPGGSESQREGIRRMLTGVLAALEHPGPRVLVAHGLLVSVLLWHRDRAPDEAMPLFFPEAPYVEPFTIPDMELPEFIATLMNDLETGVQGRTGGIGDWGIFRNGDGSAVATVDSVSPSHSQDQKDLPHA, encoded by the coding sequence ATGACGACGTACGTCCTCCGCCACGGACAGACGAACTACAGCCGGCGCTATCTCGTCAACGGCGATCCGACCAAGCCCATCCGCCTGAGCGATGAAGGCCGCCGGTCGCTGAACAAGGGATGGAGCAGCGTGCCCCTCCACAGCGTGAAAACGTGGCTGGCCAGCGAATTCCCCCGCGCCCAGCAGACTGCCAACCTGCTGATGGGTGTCCCCGGGCCGGAACTGGTCATCGATCCTCGGCTGAACGAACTCGACTACGGGGAATTCGAGGGAAAACCGTTCCTGGAGTACGCCGTCTGGCTCGACGGCGACGGCACCCACAAGCGCCCGCCCGGCGGGAGCGAGTCGCAGCGTGAGGGCATCCGCAGGATGCTCACCGGGGTGCTCGCGGCCCTGGAGCATCCCGGTCCACGCGTCCTGGTGGCCCACGGGCTGCTGGTCTCGGTGCTCCTGTGGCACCGTGACCGGGCTCCCGACGAGGCCATGCCCCTGTTCTTTCCGGAGGCGCCGTACGTCGAGCCCTTCACGATCCCGGACATGGAGCTGCCGGAATTCATCGCAACGCTGATGAACGATCTTGAAACTGGCGTTCAGGGCCGTACCGGCGGCATCGGTGACTGGGGGATATTCCGGAACGGGGACGGCTCGGCGGTTGCTACCGTCGATTCCGTATCCCCATCCCACTCGCAGGATCAGAAGGATCTTCCTCATGCATGA
- a CDS encoding aminoglycoside phosphotransferase family protein, translating into MERRTLGEVSEECRRRLVTHYGPGVSGWLDAAPRLMERAAERWKLTLGTYHDAGHASVVVTAGTLDGRPLLLKAWADPARFRNEVTALRLWAGGPTAGVVEAADDLAVAALEMVGGRPGGGDRPPRELPTVAAALQGLHTFGRRRSRLRELPSLTAYLHQEVRPRVRRRLASVDVGPWQEHVDAALPALVTLEEDSARSTVLHADLYRENVLFDWLGHPRLIDPLPMVGDAAFDWAFWTVYYDLGHGTDARLAAAARVSRIPVPVLAPWCRALALDGLLFYLDTGDPRAPRMADVLPWLSAPTPRNRS; encoded by the coding sequence ATGGAGAGGCGGACGCTCGGCGAGGTCTCCGAGGAATGCCGACGGCGGCTGGTCACGCACTACGGCCCGGGAGTCTCCGGCTGGCTCGACGCCGCGCCCAGGCTGATGGAGCGCGCGGCGGAGCGCTGGAAGCTCACACTCGGGACGTACCACGACGCCGGACACGCCTCGGTGGTCGTCACGGCCGGAACCCTCGACGGACGTCCGCTGCTTCTCAAGGCGTGGGCCGATCCCGCCCGGTTCCGCAACGAGGTCACCGCCTTACGCCTGTGGGCGGGCGGGCCGACGGCAGGCGTCGTCGAGGCGGCGGACGACCTGGCCGTGGCGGCCTTGGAGATGGTCGGAGGCCGCCCCGGTGGTGGTGACCGACCGCCTCGCGAGCTTCCGACCGTGGCCGCCGCCCTCCAGGGACTCCACACCTTCGGCCGCCGTCGGAGCCGGCTGCGTGAGCTTCCTTCCCTGACCGCGTACCTCCACCAGGAGGTACGCCCCCGGGTGCGGCGCCGACTGGCATCGGTCGACGTCGGCCCGTGGCAGGAGCACGTCGACGCGGCCCTCCCGGCCCTCGTGACCCTGGAGGAGGACTCCGCTCGGTCCACCGTCCTGCACGCGGATCTCTACCGCGAGAACGTGCTCTTCGACTGGCTGGGCCACCCCCGCCTCATCGATCCCCTTCCGATGGTGGGCGACGCGGCCTTCGACTGGGCCTTCTGGACCGTGTACTACGACCTCGGACACGGCACAGACGCTCGCCTGGCCGCAGCGGCCCGGGTCTCCCGTATCCCCGTGCCCGTCCTGGCGCCATGGTGCAGGGCCCTGGCCCTGGACGGCCTGCTCTTCTACCTCGACACCGGTGATCCGCGCGCGCCGAGGATGGCCGACGTCCTCCCATGGCTGTCGGCGCCGACCCCAAGGAACCGATCATGA
- a CDS encoding methionine adenosyltransferase has translation MSRTSTILGNTHLVIDTGVAHPPATTIVERKGLGHPDTLADHLAERLSRAYSRYTVERFGAVLHHNFDKLALLGGASEVRYGAGRMTAPVRVLVNGRAAPMCGGERIPVEEIVEAEVRAFFARRLPEVSDHLDITFNITSNSSPGAVLTGDELPDRTRWFNPRSIEDLRERRVRLSNDTSLGTGWAPENAFESFVRELVDHFSGESDFTLSHAWCGSDVKLMGYWDGEQADVVLCVPQKSRLVASRAEYVRNTESVLAECHRLAGLRLPGAETRFRLNARDVPEKDELYLTYTGSSIESGDEGVVGRGNRVNGLITPLRPMNLEGANGKNPVYHVGKLYNIAARRLAERLHEATDGHAEVHLVSTTGQRLDQPWRVLVRLSSPDAEVDKVQALVAQAMDEFPALTDELVSDGIVLS, from the coding sequence ATGTCCCGAACGAGCACGATCCTCGGCAACACCCACCTCGTGATCGACACCGGAGTGGCCCACCCGCCGGCCACGACCATCGTCGAGCGCAAGGGCCTCGGCCACCCCGACACCCTCGCCGACCACCTCGCCGAGCGGCTGTCCCGCGCGTACAGCCGCTACACCGTCGAGCGCTTCGGCGCGGTGCTTCACCACAACTTCGACAAGCTCGCCCTTCTCGGCGGCGCGAGCGAAGTCCGCTACGGCGCCGGCCGGATGACCGCCCCCGTCAGGGTCCTCGTCAACGGGCGTGCCGCGCCCATGTGCGGCGGCGAGCGGATCCCTGTCGAGGAGATCGTGGAGGCCGAGGTGCGGGCGTTCTTCGCCCGTCGGCTTCCCGAGGTCTCGGACCACCTGGACATCACCTTCAACATCACCAGTAACTCCAGCCCCGGCGCCGTCCTCACGGGCGACGAGCTGCCCGACCGGACGCGGTGGTTCAACCCGCGGTCGATCGAGGACCTGCGGGAGCGGCGGGTGCGACTGTCCAACGACACGTCCCTGGGAACGGGCTGGGCGCCGGAGAACGCCTTCGAGTCGTTCGTGCGCGAGCTGGTCGATCACTTCTCCGGCGAGAGCGACTTCACCCTCTCGCACGCGTGGTGCGGATCGGACGTGAAGCTCATGGGCTACTGGGACGGCGAGCAGGCGGACGTCGTCCTCTGCGTCCCGCAGAAGTCGCGGCTCGTCGCCAGCCGCGCGGAGTACGTGCGCAACACCGAGAGCGTCCTCGCCGAGTGCCACCGGCTGGCCGGCCTCCGGCTGCCCGGCGCCGAGACGCGCTTCCGCCTCAACGCTCGCGATGTGCCGGAGAAGGACGAGCTGTACCTCACGTACACCGGCAGCTCGATCGAGTCCGGTGACGAGGGCGTCGTCGGCCGCGGCAACCGCGTCAACGGCCTCATCACGCCCCTGCGGCCGATGAACCTGGAGGGTGCCAACGGCAAGAACCCCGTCTACCACGTGGGCAAGCTCTACAACATCGCCGCCCGCCGGCTCGCCGAGCGGCTTCACGAGGCGACGGACGGCCACGCCGAGGTCCACCTGGTGAGCACGACCGGGCAGCGCCTCGACCAGCCGTGGCGCGTCCTCGTGCGTCTGTCGTCCCCGGACGCCGAGGTGGACAAGGTCCAGGCCCTGGTGGCGCAGGCCATGGACGAGTTCCCGGCGCTGACAGACGAGCTGGTCTCCGACGGGATCGTGCTGAGCTGA
- a CDS encoding phosphotransferase family protein translates to MRAIESRHGPFRRTSVKPYSRVFQALDGRSLLKVYVGIDPAGRRRREVEAIRGAGRQRLSAPTVLGTGAEGDSAWTVFQMLPGRPCTIETVPAVRDYLDRVLVLSDQLHRPAPGLVPGSGWVPHHRDPFTHRGFLLRQLSPRCRLLPWWADLTELLAPIDAHPVVLLHGDLKPEHLLVDGDRIHVVDWEASGRGPAVADHADVAFHLARDLIYGDLPYRRLPEDVVRRLVLSGSVLAWRLLLWLDRRRPEDITLVPPGLIRRLAAPNRPIATWALLAQTISALRACGVPR, encoded by the coding sequence GTGCGAGCGATCGAGTCTCGACACGGTCCCTTCCGTCGGACTTCGGTCAAGCCGTACTCCCGGGTTTTCCAGGCACTGGACGGCCGGTCACTGCTCAAGGTCTACGTCGGTATCGACCCGGCTGGGCGGCGCCGTCGCGAGGTGGAAGCGATCCGGGGTGCTGGTCGCCAGAGGCTGTCAGCGCCGACGGTCCTGGGCACAGGAGCCGAGGGTGATTCCGCCTGGACCGTGTTCCAGATGCTGCCCGGACGCCCATGCACGATCGAGACCGTCCCGGCAGTCCGGGACTATCTCGACCGGGTCCTGGTCCTGTCCGACCAGCTGCACCGGCCGGCTCCCGGTCTCGTTCCCGGTTCGGGTTGGGTGCCTCACCACAGGGATCCGTTCACGCACCGAGGGTTCCTGCTCCGACAGCTGTCTCCCCGATGCCGGCTGCTGCCGTGGTGGGCGGATCTGACGGAGCTCCTCGCTCCGATCGACGCCCACCCTGTCGTCCTCCTGCATGGGGACCTCAAGCCCGAGCACCTTCTGGTCGACGGAGACCGGATCCACGTCGTCGACTGGGAGGCAAGCGGGCGCGGCCCTGCTGTCGCCGATCACGCCGATGTCGCGTTCCACCTGGCCCGCGACCTGATCTATGGGGATCTGCCTTACCGGCGGCTGCCGGAGGACGTCGTTCGCCGACTCGTTCTGAGCGGTTCGGTCCTGGCGTGGCGCCTTCTCCTCTGGCTCGACCGGCGCCGTCCGGAGGACATCACGCTGGTCCCTCCTGGCCTCATCCGTCGGCTCGCGGCGCCGAACCGTCCCATCGCCACCTGGGCGCTTCTCGCCCAGACCATCTCGGCTCTCCGCGCCTGCGGCGTGCCTCGCTGA
- a CDS encoding helix-turn-helix domain-containing protein yields the protein MGAKSRLQQARLDRGWTQGELIDALMAAAQRLGAQSPASTSWKTLISMYENGRRPMSPDHRPLFREVYEATDEELGFASTTTSVATAQSMLLPTPTAAMSRTPMPVNPEMLGYLTSVLQQHAQAEPFVGPQFLLAPVGSQMPLIEQMCREAYGPLRQEVLRVGARYAEFLGWLHQDTGRTDEAMRWTRLAMEYAQELGDPMVIAYMLQRRSNIATEAGHAGHGAGLALAALRYASELSPRVHAVVLRQLANSKASLGEASETERAIEQALVAADRGDDDDLAFYCTVSYIEMEAANCQVRLERPEQAVVTYEKSLRHWPAVQERDRGLCLARLATANAILEDVEGAHQAAEQAFGIAHRTGSTRILGELYRLQPRLARWRKLVEVSELNRELDLTKQVTP from the coding sequence ATGGGGGCGAAGAGCAGACTCCAGCAGGCCAGGCTGGACAGGGGCTGGACGCAGGGCGAGCTGATCGACGCGTTGATGGCCGCGGCCCAGCGTCTTGGAGCGCAGTCACCGGCGTCGACGAGCTGGAAGACGCTCATCTCGATGTACGAGAACGGCCGGCGCCCCATGAGTCCGGACCATCGCCCCCTCTTCCGGGAGGTGTACGAGGCGACGGACGAGGAGCTCGGCTTCGCATCCACCACCACGAGCGTCGCCACCGCACAGAGCATGCTGCTGCCAACACCGACGGCAGCGATGAGCCGCACGCCGATGCCGGTGAACCCGGAGATGCTGGGCTACCTCACCTCAGTACTCCAACAGCACGCACAGGCCGAACCCTTCGTCGGCCCGCAGTTCCTCCTGGCCCCGGTGGGCAGCCAGATGCCTCTCATCGAGCAGATGTGTCGCGAGGCGTACGGCCCGCTGCGGCAGGAGGTCCTGCGCGTGGGGGCACGGTACGCGGAGTTCCTCGGCTGGCTTCACCAGGACACCGGCCGCACGGACGAGGCCATGCGCTGGACCAGGCTGGCGATGGAGTACGCCCAAGAGCTGGGCGATCCGATGGTGATCGCGTACATGCTCCAGCGCCGCAGCAACATCGCCACGGAAGCGGGCCACGCCGGCCACGGCGCGGGCCTCGCTCTCGCTGCCCTCCGGTACGCCTCCGAGCTCTCACCTCGCGTCCACGCCGTCGTTCTCCGCCAGCTCGCGAACAGCAAGGCGAGCCTCGGAGAGGCTTCCGAGACCGAGCGGGCCATCGAACAGGCCCTCGTGGCGGCGGACAGAGGCGACGATGACGACCTGGCCTTCTACTGCACGGTCTCGTACATCGAGATGGAGGCGGCCAACTGCCAGGTACGCCTGGAGCGCCCCGAGCAAGCCGTCGTGACGTACGAGAAGAGTCTGCGGCACTGGCCTGCCGTGCAGGAGCGGGATCGAGGGCTGTGTCTCGCCCGGCTCGCTACGGCCAACGCGATCCTGGAGGACGTGGAAGGCGCGCACCAGGCCGCAGAACAAGCCTTCGGTATCGCGCACCGGACGGGCTCCACACGGATCCTCGGCGAGTTGTACCGGCTTCAACCGCGTCTTGCGCGCTGGCGCAAACTGGTGGAAGTTTCAGAACTCAACAGGGAGTTAGACCTGACCAAGCAGGTCACCCCCTAG
- a CDS encoding creatininase family protein encodes MLPTATSTDVQELQPRVAVLPVGSFEQHGKYLPLITDTAIACVIAQEIADAYPVHLLPPITVSCSHEHAAFPGTVSISARTLYAVIDDIRASLARSGIHKLVIVNGHGGNYVLSNVVQEANVDGPAVSLFPLGPDWDRARERGGLVSDRHADMHAGEIETSILLHAAPELVGEGYANADHEGGSRSHLLVHGMAPYTQTGVIGFPSYATAVKGKAVLESLQQSFDQHLIALGEQA; translated from the coding sequence TTGCTGCCGACCGCCACGAGCACTGATGTCCAGGAGCTGCAGCCCCGCGTCGCCGTGCTCCCAGTCGGCTCCTTCGAGCAGCACGGCAAGTACCTCCCATTGATCACCGATACAGCGATCGCGTGCGTCATCGCCCAGGAGATCGCCGACGCCTACCCCGTCCATCTCCTCCCGCCCATCACCGTCTCGTGCAGCCACGAGCACGCGGCCTTCCCAGGCACCGTCAGCATCAGCGCCAGGACCCTGTACGCCGTGATCGACGACATCCGCGCCTCACTCGCCCGCTCGGGCATCCACAAGCTGGTGATCGTCAATGGCCACGGCGGAAACTACGTCCTGTCGAACGTGGTCCAGGAAGCCAACGTCGACGGCCCGGCGGTCTCCCTCTTCCCTCTTGGCCCCGACTGGGACCGTGCCCGCGAGCGCGGTGGTCTGGTCTCCGACCGGCACGCGGACATGCACGCCGGCGAGATCGAGACCTCGATCCTGCTCCATGCCGCTCCTGAGCTGGTTGGTGAGGGGTACGCCAACGCCGACCACGAGGGTGGCAGCAGGTCGCATCTTCTCGTCCATGGCATGGCGCCATACACGCAGACGGGTGTGATCGGATTCCCCTCCTATGCAACCGCAGTCAAGGGGAAAGCCGTCCTGGAGAGTCTGCAGCAGAGCTTTGATCAGCACCTCATAGCGCTGGGTGAACAGGCCTGA
- a CDS encoding DUF397 domain-containing protein, protein MPSPRSFIAVNTWFKSSYSGGNTTECVECSRTETGALVRDSKRPKGPVLTVQADAWSVFIEGISSTQACSPSAMRC, encoded by the coding sequence GTGCCCTCGCCCCGTTCGTTCATCGCCGTCAACACATGGTTCAAGTCGTCCTACAGCGGCGGCAATACGACTGAGTGCGTGGAATGTTCACGCACTGAAACTGGCGCACTCGTGCGGGATTCGAAGCGACCAAAAGGGCCTGTACTCACCGTACAGGCAGATGCCTGGAGCGTCTTCATCGAAGGAATCTCTTCGACTCAGGCCTGTTCACCCAGCGCTATGAGGTGCTGA
- a CDS encoding helix-turn-helix domain-containing protein has protein sequence MKDCPLQSRTTTRRRHLGATLRKLREKSGLTLEEAGGRVGVSKATVSRYETQAGPVKWPIVDALCREYGATAAERNAVVSLAKDAKQQGWWSSFADSIPEGMNLLLTLEHEAAREDHFSCVYVPGLLQTRDYSNAVQQANELRLGQQEIDRLVDIRMKRQEILTRAQPPHLWAILDESVLRRVVGSPEVMRAQLERLLVENESPHVTLQVLPFSKGAHAAALGSFVILGGTEPSLDVVYVDLHTGSLFMETEAELDRYRLAFEYLRAQALDIEASSSLIRRISKEL, from the coding sequence ATGAAGGACTGCCCCTTGCAATCAAGAACCACCACCCGGCGTCGTCATCTGGGCGCGACGCTGCGGAAGCTTCGGGAGAAGTCGGGTCTCACCCTGGAAGAAGCCGGGGGCCGCGTCGGAGTGTCCAAGGCGACCGTGAGTCGCTATGAGACTCAAGCCGGCCCAGTGAAGTGGCCCATCGTGGATGCCTTGTGCCGGGAGTACGGCGCAACCGCCGCCGAGCGGAATGCGGTCGTCAGCCTCGCCAAGGATGCCAAACAGCAAGGTTGGTGGAGCTCGTTCGCCGACAGCATCCCGGAGGGCATGAATCTGCTGCTCACTCTGGAGCACGAAGCTGCACGCGAGGACCACTTCTCCTGCGTCTACGTCCCCGGGCTCCTCCAGACGCGTGACTACAGCAACGCAGTCCAGCAGGCCAACGAGCTGCGTCTCGGGCAGCAGGAGATCGACCGGCTCGTCGACATCCGCATGAAGAGGCAGGAGATCCTCACCCGCGCCCAGCCTCCACACTTGTGGGCGATCCTCGACGAGTCGGTTCTCCGCCGGGTCGTCGGATCTCCCGAGGTCATGAGGGCTCAGCTGGAACGACTTCTCGTCGAGAACGAGTCACCTCACGTCACCCTGCAAGTGCTGCCCTTCTCCAAGGGAGCACACGCCGCAGCGCTGGGAAGCTTCGTCATCCTGGGCGGCACAGAGCCTTCGCTCGACGTCGTGTACGTCGACCTGCACACCGGTTCACTGTTCATGGAGACGGAAGCGGAACTCGACAGATACAGACTTGCGTTCGAGTATCTGCGGGCGCAAGCGTTGGACATCGAGGCTTCGTCGTCCCTGATCCGCCGCATCAGCAAGGAGCTGTAG